Proteins encoded within one genomic window of Ottowia sp. SB7-C50:
- a CDS encoding lytic transglycosylase domain-containing protein yields MLFLKKILTPLCAACALIFGQAQAQPAGQVPPPLPDPPVRSAPAAVSALPGAPADSVLLDMREAFRRSDKARLASLLPAARGHALEPWAAYWELKARLEEANPLDVQDFLTRYAGTYQEDRLRNDWLLLSGKRRDWAAFNAEYPRFRMRDDREVRCYAAAADIAAGKTPSKDVAEQVRRDWFAQRDQDDGCLYAAGLLHQAGVLPYQELWKKARLALEANRASLARAAVALDAPQVAPDVAAIQQNPLRYLTSRAAVGTHKGQELVVLAIIKLATQNADQAAQQLDSKWSVQLSPDDRNVAWGVVGKWAALSLSDQANTYFGKVTRDADLSDDLLAWKTRAALRAGDWRAVQRAVDAMREPAADDGAWVYWRARAQLALARSDADRAAARSGFERLAANPGSLGFYEKLALEELGRPISVPPAPAPLLADEREGARRHIGLNRALLAIALGLRADGVREWNYWTNLHVPGGMGDRELLAAADFACARQVWDRCINASERTKSFMDFSQRFPTPHRDTVLRQSQAIGLDPAYVYGLIRQESRFVMDARSGVGASGLMQVMPATARWTARKIGLDGFVPSQINDRDTNILIGTSYLKLALDDFQRSMPMAAAAYNAGPGRPRNWRNGPVLEGAIWAENIPFGETRDYVKKVLSNTTDYAALFSGQPQSLKSRLGQIGPLAPGEPDLSRDLP; encoded by the coding sequence ATGCTTTTTCTGAAGAAAATTCTGACACCGTTGTGTGCCGCGTGTGCGCTGATTTTCGGTCAAGCGCAGGCGCAGCCTGCCGGCCAGGTGCCGCCGCCGCTGCCCGACCCGCCCGTGCGCTCCGCGCCAGCCGCCGTATCCGCCTTGCCCGGCGCGCCGGCCGACAGTGTGCTGCTGGACATGCGCGAGGCCTTTCGCCGCAGCGACAAGGCGCGCCTGGCGTCGCTGCTGCCCGCCGCGCGCGGCCACGCGCTGGAGCCCTGGGCTGCCTACTGGGAGCTGAAGGCGCGTCTCGAAGAAGCCAATCCGCTGGACGTACAGGATTTTCTGACCCGCTACGCCGGCACCTACCAGGAAGACCGCCTGCGCAACGACTGGCTGCTGCTGTCGGGCAAGCGGCGCGACTGGGCTGCCTTCAACGCCGAATACCCGCGCTTTCGCATGCGCGACGACCGCGAAGTGCGCTGCTACGCCGCCGCGGCCGACATCGCCGCCGGCAAGACGCCCAGCAAGGACGTGGCCGAGCAGGTGCGGCGCGACTGGTTTGCCCAGCGCGATCAGGACGACGGCTGCCTGTACGCCGCGGGCTTGCTGCACCAGGCTGGCGTGCTACCGTATCAGGAGCTGTGGAAGAAGGCCCGGCTTGCGCTGGAGGCCAATCGCGCATCGCTGGCGCGGGCCGCCGTGGCGCTCGACGCGCCGCAGGTCGCACCCGACGTCGCCGCCATCCAGCAGAACCCGCTGCGCTACCTGACCAGCCGCGCCGCCGTCGGCACCCACAAGGGGCAGGAACTGGTGGTGCTGGCGATCATCAAGCTGGCCACGCAGAACGCCGACCAGGCCGCCCAGCAGCTCGACAGCAAATGGAGCGTGCAGCTCAGCCCCGACGACCGCAACGTGGCCTGGGGCGTGGTCGGCAAATGGGCGGCGCTGTCGCTGTCGGACCAGGCGAACACCTATTTCGGCAAGGTCACGCGCGACGCCGACCTGAGCGACGACCTGCTGGCCTGGAAGACGCGCGCCGCCCTGCGCGCCGGCGACTGGCGCGCCGTGCAGCGTGCCGTGGACGCCATGCGCGAACCGGCCGCCGACGACGGCGCTTGGGTGTACTGGCGCGCGCGGGCGCAGCTGGCGCTGGCGCGCAGCGACGCCGACCGCGCCGCCGCGCGCAGCGGCTTCGAACGCCTGGCCGCCAACCCCGGCAGCCTGGGCTTTTACGAAAAGCTGGCGCTCGAAGAACTGGGCCGCCCCATCAGCGTGCCGCCAGCGCCGGCGCCGCTGTTGGCCGACGAGCGCGAAGGCGCGCGCCGCCACATCGGCCTGAACCGCGCGCTGCTGGCCATTGCCCTGGGCCTACGCGCCGACGGCGTGCGCGAATGGAACTACTGGACCAACCTGCACGTGCCCGGCGGCATGGGCGACCGCGAACTGCTGGCCGCCGCCGACTTTGCCTGCGCGCGCCAGGTGTGGGACCGCTGCATCAACGCCAGCGAGCGCACCAAGTCCTTCATGGATTTCAGCCAGCGCTTTCCCACCCCGCACCGCGACACCGTGCTGCGCCAGTCGCAGGCCATCGGGCTCGACCCGGCCTACGTCTACGGACTGATCCGGCAGGAAAGCCGCTTCGTGATGGACGCGCGCTCGGGTGTGGGCGCCTCCGGCCTGATGCAGGTCATGCCCGCCACCGCGCGCTGGACGGCGCGCAAGATCGGCCTGGACGGCTTTGTGCCGAGCCAGATCAACGACCGCGACACCAACATCCTCATCGGCACCAGCTACCTCAAGCTGGCGCTGGACGACTTCCAGCGCTCGATGCCGATGGCCGCCGCCGCCTACAACGCCGGGCCGGGCCGGCCGCGCAACTGGCGCAACGGCCCGGTGCTCGAAGGCGCCATCTGGGCCGAGAACATCCCGTTTGGCGAAACCCGCGATTACGTGAAAAAAGTGCTGTCCAACACGACCGACTATGCTGCCCTGTTCAGCGGCCAGCCACAGTCGCTGAAATCGCGCCTGGGCCAGATCGGCCCATTGGCGCCGGGCGAGCCGGATTTGAGCCGCGACCTGCCCTGA
- a CDS encoding 5-formyltetrahydrofolate cyclo-ligase, whose protein sequence is MSKFDKKTLRDRLVAERLHLEDRLARADALQDIMRIWLIDRPDTVIGAYWPIKGEFDPLPALHRWKEDGELMDEPQRRKIGLPVVDKVHKTLTFHTWYPGCPMEEDAYGIPKPKDTEMIVPTLLFVPCVGYGPGGFRLGYGGGFYDRTLATLEPRPFTVGLGFTNGFIFDFEPEPHDQPLDAILNDNGVVWPVSRL, encoded by the coding sequence ATGAGCAAGTTCGACAAGAAGACGTTGCGCGACCGCCTGGTGGCCGAACGGCTGCACCTGGAAGACCGCCTGGCCCGCGCCGACGCGCTGCAGGACATCATGCGCATCTGGCTCATCGACCGGCCGGATACCGTGATCGGCGCCTACTGGCCGATCAAGGGCGAATTCGACCCCCTGCCCGCGCTGCACCGCTGGAAGGAGGACGGCGAGCTGATGGACGAGCCCCAGCGCCGCAAGATCGGGCTGCCGGTGGTCGACAAGGTGCACAAGACGCTCACCTTCCACACCTGGTACCCCGGCTGCCCGATGGAGGAAGACGCCTACGGCATCCCCAAGCCGAAGGACACCGAGATGATCGTGCCGACGCTGCTGTTCGTGCCCTGCGTGGGCTACGGGCCGGGCGGCTTCCGGCTGGGCTATGGCGGCGGCTTTTACGACCGCACGCTGGCCACGCTGGAGCCGCGGCCGTTCACGGTGGGGCTGGGCTTCACCAACGGCTTCATCTTCGACTTCGAACCCGAGCCGCACGACCAGCCGCTGGACGCCATCCTCAACGACAACGGCGTGGTGTGGCCGGTGTCGCGGCTGTGA
- the ppk2 gene encoding polyphosphate kinase 2 has translation MDKASPRKAPTQRSTTAKTAPRAARKTAAPMNINQDVRPVKKGDTPPSLAPKAIENYVVERATVSARDKQLAAALRLVNDESAGTLTERAHGLRAIFDGASPDDRKALRKALKEHGEHDPEKANPDEELAPDWRDGAYPYKNLLRRATYEKQKFKLQVELLKLQSWVKETGARVVIIFEGRDAAGKGGTIKRFMEHLNPRGARTVALEKPSDVERGQWYFQRYVQHLPSFGEIVLFDRSWYNRAGVERVMGFCTEKEYQDFMRQAPEFERHLVNSGVHVIKFWFSVSQAEQRRRFKEREGHPLKQWKLSPIDKASLDKWDDYTRAKEHMFFETDTADSPWTVVKSDCKKRARLNAMRYVLHKLPYTGKDVTQVGKLDPLIVGRAHVVYERGEKPQALM, from the coding sequence ATGGACAAAGCCAGCCCCCGCAAGGCACCGACCCAGCGGTCCACCACCGCCAAGACCGCCCCGCGCGCCGCGCGCAAGACGGCGGCGCCGATGAACATCAACCAGGACGTGCGGCCCGTGAAGAAGGGCGACACGCCGCCCTCGCTGGCGCCCAAGGCGATCGAGAACTACGTGGTCGAGCGCGCCACGGTGTCGGCACGCGACAAGCAGCTGGCCGCCGCGCTGCGCCTGGTCAACGACGAGTCCGCCGGCACGCTGACCGAGCGCGCGCACGGCCTGCGCGCCATCTTCGACGGCGCCTCGCCCGACGACCGCAAGGCGCTGCGCAAGGCGCTCAAGGAACACGGCGAGCACGACCCCGAGAAGGCCAATCCCGATGAAGAGCTGGCGCCCGACTGGCGCGACGGCGCCTACCCCTACAAGAACCTGCTGCGCCGCGCCACCTACGAAAAGCAGAAGTTCAAGCTGCAGGTCGAACTGCTCAAGCTGCAGAGCTGGGTCAAGGAAACCGGCGCGCGCGTGGTCATCATCTTTGAAGGGCGCGACGCGGCCGGCAAGGGCGGCACCATCAAGCGCTTCATGGAACACCTGAACCCGCGCGGTGCGCGCACCGTGGCGCTGGAAAAGCCCAGCGACGTCGAGCGCGGCCAGTGGTACTTCCAGCGCTACGTGCAGCACCTGCCGAGCTTTGGCGAGATCGTGCTGTTCGACCGCAGCTGGTACAACCGCGCCGGCGTCGAGCGCGTCATGGGCTTCTGCACCGAGAAGGAATACCAGGACTTCATGCGCCAGGCGCCCGAATTCGAACGCCACCTGGTCAACAGCGGCGTGCACGTCATCAAGTTCTGGTTCAGCGTGAGCCAGGCCGAGCAGCGCCGCCGCTTCAAGGAGCGCGAAGGCCACCCGCTCAAGCAGTGGAAGCTGTCGCCCATCGACAAGGCCAGCCTCGACAAGTGGGACGACTACACCCGCGCCAAGGAGCACATGTTCTTCGAGACCGACACCGCCGACAGCCCGTGGACGGTGGTCAAGAGCGACTGCAAGAAGCGCGCGCGCCTGAACGCCATGCGCTACGTGCTGCACAAGCTGCCCTACACCGGCAAGGACGTGACCCAGGTCGGCAAGCTCGACCCGCTGATCGTCGGCCGCGCGCATGTGGTGTACGAGCGGGGTGAGAAGCCGCAGGCGTTGATGTAA
- a CDS encoding RidA family protein → MIQRLTLAAAVVAALLMQGCAAPAQPAVTHLNSGKVLPTGLPFSEAVRVGDTVYLSGQIGNVPGPGPIRLAPGGMAAEARQTMDNIQTSLQAHGLSMSDVVKCTVMLADMKEWGAFNDVYKTYFRDPYPARSAFGASGLAFNARVEVECIAVARR, encoded by the coding sequence ATGATCCAACGCCTGACGCTGGCGGCCGCCGTGGTGGCCGCGCTCCTGATGCAAGGCTGCGCCGCGCCCGCACAACCGGCGGTGACGCACCTCAACTCGGGCAAGGTGCTGCCCACCGGCCTGCCGTTTTCCGAAGCCGTGCGCGTGGGCGACACGGTCTACCTGTCGGGCCAGATCGGCAACGTGCCCGGCCCCGGCCCGATCCGGCTGGCGCCCGGCGGCATGGCGGCCGAGGCCAGGCAGACCATGGACAACATCCAGACCTCGCTGCAGGCCCACGGCCTGTCAATGTCCGACGTCGTGAAGTGCACCGTGATGCTGGCCGACATGAAGGAATGGGGCGCGTTCAACGACGTGTACAAGACCTACTTCCGCGACCCTTATCCCGCACGCAGTGCCTTTGGCGCCAGCGGCCTGGCCTTCAACGCCCGGGTCGAGGTCGAGTGCATCGCCGTCGCCCGCCGCTGA
- a CDS encoding class I SAM-dependent methyltransferase, producing MKITHQDVEHTYGTYARFYDLVFGAVLEGGRRRMCDAVRALAPASLLEVGVGTGLTLAQYPEATAVTGIDLSRGMLRHAQRRAAEMPTRRIALHCMDAEQLAFADAAFDCVTLPYVLSVTPDPARLTAELRRVCRPGGDIFVLNHFSGGNAVWAPLERLVSGLAARIGFRSDFPFDPYMRHADWTVVSVSKVNLLGLTTLVHLKNQPAA from the coding sequence ATGAAGATCACCCACCAGGACGTCGAACACACCTACGGCACCTACGCCCGTTTTTATGACCTGGTGTTCGGCGCCGTGCTGGAAGGCGGCCGCCGCCGCATGTGCGACGCTGTGCGCGCGCTGGCGCCCGCGTCGCTGCTGGAAGTGGGCGTGGGCACCGGCCTGACGCTGGCGCAGTACCCCGAGGCCACGGCGGTGACCGGCATCGACCTGTCGCGCGGCATGCTGCGGCACGCCCAGCGCCGTGCCGCAGAAATGCCCACGCGCCGCATCGCCCTGCACTGCATGGATGCCGAGCAACTGGCCTTTGCCGACGCCGCCTTCGACTGCGTCACGCTGCCCTACGTGCTGTCGGTCACGCCCGACCCGGCGCGGCTGACCGCCGAACTGCGCCGCGTGTGCCGGCCGGGCGGCGACATCTTCGTGCTCAACCATTTCAGCGGCGGCAACGCGGTGTGGGCGCCGCTGGAGCGCCTGGTCAGCGGACTGGCCGCCCGCATCGGCTTCCGCTCCGACTTCCCCTTCGATCCGTACATGCGCCACGCCGACTGGACCGTGGTGTCGGTCAGCAAGGTCAACCTGCTGGGCCTGACGACGCTGGTGCACCTGAAGAACCAGCCCGCGGCGTGA
- a CDS encoding DUF3237 domain-containing protein, which translates to MQPEPSFRLFADLSVQVATPIEVGDTPQGRRRVIPITGGSVRGDGWLGRVLPGGADFQLIVNEQLARLDARYVIETDAGERIYVENQALRSGPPELMARLARGETVDPALIYFRCCPRLESASPAFAWVNQRMFFGTGARRPAQVDMRFHELL; encoded by the coding sequence ATGCAGCCCGAACCTTCCTTCCGCCTGTTTGCCGACCTGTCGGTGCAGGTCGCCACGCCGATCGAGGTGGGCGACACCCCGCAAGGCCGCCGCCGCGTGATTCCGATCACCGGCGGCAGCGTGCGCGGCGACGGCTGGTTGGGCCGGGTGCTGCCGGGCGGCGCCGACTTCCAGTTGATCGTGAACGAGCAACTGGCGCGGCTGGATGCGCGCTACGTGATCGAAACCGACGCCGGCGAGCGCATCTACGTTGAAAACCAGGCGCTGCGCAGCGGCCCGCCCGAGCTGATGGCGCGGCTGGCGCGCGGCGAAACGGTCGATCCGGCGCTGATCTACTTTCGCTGCTGCCCGCGGCTGGAAAGCGCCTCGCCCGCGTTCGCGTGGGTCAACCAGCGCATGTTCTTCGGCACCGGCGCGCGCCGCCCGGCGCAGGTGGACATGCGCTTTCACGAATTGCTGTGA
- a CDS encoding LysR substrate-binding domain-containing protein, whose translation MLHSQTHLRTRPIQAGHLRAFEAVARHLNFRLAAEEMALTQSAVSRQIQSLEDEVGVPLFLRHTRAVELTAAGMQLLQAVAQALPRVDSAVRQIRQSAGRRQVTVTTFASFASMWLIPRLEAFQRAFPDIDIRIDASDAAVDLDVADVDLAVRYAAAGRLPVGAQRLFGESVTPMASPWLLKSGPPLRKPADVLAHTLIEAADAYTPHLEWLTWRRWLDAHGMERAQPKRWLSFNYAYQMAQAALSGQGLVLARPPLVAESLARGELVELFTGMRLHSPMAYWLLTAPRSAARPEVKAFADWLLEQAVATRAVTGEDEDPDLVNDLD comes from the coding sequence ATGCTGCATTCCCAGACCCACCTGCGCACGCGCCCGATCCAGGCCGGGCACCTGCGCGCGTTCGAGGCCGTGGCCCGCCACCTCAACTTTCGCCTGGCCGCCGAAGAGATGGCGCTCACCCAGTCGGCCGTCAGCCGCCAGATCCAGTCGCTGGAAGACGAGGTCGGCGTGCCGCTGTTTCTGCGCCACACGCGCGCGGTGGAGCTGACGGCGGCCGGCATGCAACTGCTGCAGGCCGTGGCGCAGGCGCTGCCGCGCGTCGACAGCGCGGTGCGGCAGATTCGGCAGAGCGCGGGGCGCCGGCAAGTCACCGTCACCACCTTTGCGTCTTTCGCGTCGATGTGGCTGATCCCGCGGCTGGAGGCGTTCCAGCGCGCGTTTCCCGACATCGACATCCGCATTGACGCCAGCGATGCCGCCGTCGACCTGGACGTGGCCGACGTTGACCTGGCCGTGCGCTACGCCGCGGCGGGGCGCCTGCCTGTGGGTGCGCAGCGGCTGTTCGGCGAATCGGTCACGCCCATGGCCAGCCCGTGGCTGCTGAAAAGCGGGCCGCCGCTGCGCAAGCCGGCCGACGTGCTGGCGCACACGCTGATCGAGGCCGCCGACGCGTACACGCCGCACCTGGAATGGCTGACCTGGCGCCGCTGGCTCGACGCGCACGGCATGGAGCGCGCCCAGCCCAAGCGCTGGCTGAGCTTCAACTACGCCTACCAGATGGCGCAGGCCGCACTGTCCGGCCAGGGGCTGGTGCTGGCGCGCCCGCCGCTGGTGGCCGAAAGCCTGGCGCGCGGCGAGCTGGTCGAGCTGTTCACCGGCATGCGCCTGCATTCGCCCATGGCCTACTGGCTGCTGACCGCCCCGCGCAGCGCGGCCCGGCCCGAGGTGAAGGCCTTTGCCGACTGGCTGCTGGAGCAGGCCGTGGCGACGCGCGCGGTGACGGGCGAGGACGAGGATCCGGACCTGGTGAACGATCTGGACTGA
- a CDS encoding DUF2917 domain-containing protein, with protein MTSASHALSPLALQAAARGVQTLAPDQAMTLRPARDGVLRVQRGALWVTQGDGASTGCRAGDEFLWPGQRLSLRAGDAVVVEPIAVPGTPVQRVALEWQPSPATRWSADVARPAHELRRALHDAAQAGMRLARGLLRWALQRPPSCGEMG; from the coding sequence ATGACGTCCGCCTCTCACGCACTGTCGCCCCTCGCCTTGCAGGCCGCCGCCCGCGGCGTGCAGACGCTGGCCCCCGACCAGGCCATGACCCTGCGGCCCGCGCGCGACGGCGTGCTGCGGGTGCAGCGCGGCGCGCTGTGGGTCACGCAGGGCGACGGCGCCAGCACGGGCTGCCGCGCCGGCGACGAATTCCTGTGGCCGGGGCAGCGCCTGTCGCTGCGCGCGGGCGACGCGGTGGTGGTGGAGCCCATCGCCGTGCCCGGCACGCCCGTGCAGCGCGTGGCGCTGGAATGGCAGCCCAGCCCCGCCACGCGCTGGAGCGCCGACGTAGCCCGCCCCGCGCACGAGTTGCGGCGCGCGCTGCACGACGCCGCGCAGGCCGGCATGCGGCTGGCGCGCGGCCTGCTGCGCTGGGCCTTGCAGCGTCCGCCGTCGTGCGGCGAGATGGGATGA